A section of the Babylonia areolata isolate BAREFJ2019XMU chromosome 31, ASM4173473v1, whole genome shotgun sequence genome encodes:
- the LOC143275867 gene encoding uncharacterized protein LOC143275867, translated as MMLRAFMAVMVGVVMVMAVAQARVVGPDDLPASSESLFSLLKRYKEEYPEAMRSLMHMLERKEDDVTGDQHVTDDQDGGGGDDIQALTQEDQAPGSGTAATDKLQPDNPIPTLDRKRRNANRYNYRYNDDDDDSDDDDDDSNDDDDDDDDDDDDDDDVSPVLFQQEKRVRVPRLWEASGWGSRSG; from the exons atgatGCTCAGAGCTTTCATGGCGGTGATggtaggggtggtgatggtgatggctgtTGCACAGGCGAGAGTTGTCGGTCCTGATGATTTGCCAGCATCATCcgaatctctcttctctctgttgaaGAGGTACAAGGAGGAATATCCTGAAGCTATgag GTCCTTGATGCACATGCTAGAACGGAAAGAAGATGACGTCACGGGAGACCAACACGTCACAGATGAccaggatggaggtgggggtgacgaCATTCAAGCACTGACGCAAGAAGACCAAGCACCCGGCAGTGGAACAGCCGCCACTGACAAACTCCAACCCGACAATCCGATTCCGACGCTCGACCGAAAAAGACGCAACGCCAATCGCTACAATTACCgctacaatgacgacgacgatgacagcgacgacgatgacgatgacagcaatgatgatgatgatgacgacgacgacgacgatgacgacgatgacgacgtgtCCCCCGTCCTTTTTCAACAGGAGAAGCGGGTACGGGTGCCCAGGCTGTGGGAGGCGTCCGGGtgggggtcaaggtcagggtAG